From Palaemon carinicauda isolate YSFRI2023 chromosome 41, ASM3689809v2, whole genome shotgun sequence:
AATAGCAACAATACTCTTAAAAATACCAGTTGGGATAACGGGTATAAGAACGGTTGAACTGGCACTCATGGGACAGTGATACGCCAGCATTGCACAAGCAAACGTCAAGAATAAACACAAAGGTAAGActctaatataatatattaattgatCTACATTGCATAGTATTACCTCGAGTATCTGTTAAGTTGATATTTATAACTTATAACCCTACTGGTATCTTTATATAAACCGTGATCAGAGTAAATTAAGCTCTAACAATTACGTTTCCGAAATGTTTTAGTATCTACAGTACGGTCAGATAAGATCTTATCATAGAAAACTTCTCTCAATACATCCCTGCCCCCATTGTAAATGAAAGGAAATTTGTGAAAATATGTTCATAAGTATGGAACCTAAAATAACATCCAAAGTTCATGAAGGTGgaatatcatcattatgattattatcactacCAAAGCTaaaaccctatagtccatttcttttagcgagtcatatttgcaccgactcgcaacggtgcccttttagctcggaaactttCCTGgtcgctgactggttagaattatcttgtccaaccaatcagcgatcaggaaacttttccgagctaaaagggcaccgctgcgagtcggtgcaaatataactcgctaaaagaaatggactatagttgataaagcaggatgctatacgctcaagggcttcaacggaaaatagcccagtgaggaagtgaaataaggaaacacatagaaccgtgtgcctgagtgtaccctcaagcaagaaatctacccaagacaatggaagatcatggtacagaggttatggtactacccaacactagagaaaaatggtttgattttggagtgtccttctcctagaagaactgcttaccacagctatagCGTATCTTCCACCCATACCCactgaaaagtagccactgaacagtaacagtgcagtagttaaccgcttgagtgaagaatttttctgttatattagtaatgtcagttgtatgaggaaggaggagaatgtgtatagaatagaccagaatattcggTATACGAAACCAGacggggatccaatgtagtactatctggacagTAAAAGGTCCAAACAATTCTcacgcagtagtatctcaacgggttgctggtgccttggccaacctgttACCTAAAATAGCACTGCACTGCTGTAAACAGACATTATCTTAAGATTATACACCGCTCTGTACATAAAAACAAACTGCATCACAAAGATAATGATGCTTTCTAGAAAccaaaaattcaaaatgaaatggGCTTAACTATAATGACAAAAGACAACCATGTTTCGGTACCGCACCTAAAGTTACGGTACAATATCTTTCAACAAATAATGGACAAGATAATATTTCTGATTTcccacacatacacaatatatatatatatatatatatactgtatatatatatatatatatatactgtatatatatatatatatatatccagacacttagtTTTTATTATACTGGGGAAtaggggagattatatatatatatatatatatacagtaatatatagtatgaataaacatacatacatatatacacacatatgggtgtacatacacacatatatcatatatagtatgtataaacatacatatataaatataaatactgtaaataacataaatacatataaattaatactatatatacatatatacaaatactgtttaCACGTGTGTGCGCACGGgggcatttacatatgtatacatgtaggcTGTGTATGTACATATCGATATAGGTGCATCAGTAAAATCTAAGCTATGTGATTCTacttttaaaatcaaataaaacattCTACATACTGTAGTCTTTATTAAAGTTTTGTGTAAATACTATTCTAAACATGAGAAATATTCCATTACCAACTTCAAGACTTTGAATACTTTAATCTTTGCCATTCACATTTtacaaaagtaaaagaaataactGTAATTTCATCTCAACAGATACCAAAGATGTCGGAGGAAGCGAAAGAAGTAACTCCCATGGCATTGGCCCAAACGGGTCTGTTTGACTTTCGGCATAAGTTTGGAAAATTCGTCAACGTCATTCTCACAAACTATAACAGGAAAACAAAGGAGGATATACTGAAAGCCTTAAGGACACTGACGTCCCAGACCAAAGAAATGAAAGGGAGAACACGCATCGTTGTGGCTTTCAATCCCGAACTCTGGGCAAAATGGGGTTGTAAGGCTGACTTAGAAATGAGATCAGATGAGCAGTACCTCACAAAGAACTCGAAGAAGTTTGTTTCTACTCCAGGTGATGTCTTCTTCTACATAAAATCTGATGAGCTAGAATGTGCTAATCAGATGCTGAATAGCTTGAAAGATGAACTTCCGAAGAGGATAATCAAGAATTGGTGTGTAACAGAGTCTGTCGAACATGGAAACACTAAAATCCTTGGTGGATTATTCAGAGAAGGTCTAAAGAACTTTTCAGATCCTGTATCAACAAGTGAGCATATCTTGGTGGGCAGCAACAATAATGGTTTACCAGGAGGAACTTACATGATGACCCAAAAGTTTGAAATAAATTGGGAGGTTCTTGGATCTAAGACAATCGCCCAGAAAGAAGATATGGTAGGCTAGAAAAGTTCATTCAAATATCATCATACCCACTGATTATGAGAGACGCCATATAAACAGAGCTCATTTCGTTGACAAGTTTCCCCCACCATGCAATGTTCTGAAAGGATTTCGAAGAGTCTTCAGGCAGTCCATGCCTTATGGTAAATCGGACACAGGCAGAGGAAGAGAAAAGGGCTTGTTCTATTTGTCTATAACCAAATCCACAAAAATATTTGTAGAGCTGTTAGAACATCTTGCAGGAGTTCAGGCGAACTCTCCTAATGGTGAAATTACAGTAGACGAGCTTATCAGTTGCTTTGTTCCTATTGAGGGGACATTCTGGTACATACCAAATAAAGAAGAACTGGAAATTAATGACGAAGAATTGTGCACCATTGACCTTGATCCTCATTGGGATGTAAGGAGCAAAAATGGCCTAATGTTCTACAACCAGACAGATTACATGCATGTCATGGCAACTGGGCAGTACTCCGAGGGCGACCCCCCATCAGAGAGGGTTCTGCGTCTCTTAGGTTACACTTTTGAACAATGGAATCACCAGTGGTTCAAACAGCAAACTCCCCCTAATATGCCTCCTTTGGCAGAGACACTCAAACCAAATGAACAGTCATATCTGACATCCTCCATCCCAATAAGGAAAGGTCTTGCAATTAAGAAAACTCTTGGAGAAGTTTACACAACTCGCAATATGAAGAGTGACCCAAATCAATTCTATGGCTGGAAAGCAGACCTTTTCAATATTCACCCTGATGAAATCATTGTTGGTAGAATGCCAAAGTTCTCCCTTGGTCTCGGAAGAGTTGTCATGCCTTACCTGAGTGAAAACGAGAGGATTGGAGCATTTCTGGCAGGACTTAGTGAAGACTCTGGAGTAGGACATGTAACTCCTAAACATGAAAAGGTTCTAACCTTAGGTCTTGATGGCATGATTTCAGATATTTATGCAAGATTAAAGTCCCATGGACTCACGCATACACAAAAGGAGTTTTATCAGTCTACAATCCTTGCACTAGAAGGAGTCCAAATGTATATGGAAAACTACAGCATACTCGCCGCACATCTAGCTACTCTCAAATCTGAATACACGGAAGAACAGAGAGAGAACTTAAGAACAATTTCCGATCGCATGAAAAAGCTAGCTCATAAGCCTGCTGATACCCTTGTTGAAGCAGTACAGATGGTATTTACAATGCATTCATGTTTACATCTCACAGGTGAGCCTGTAGCTGTAGGCAGGTTTGACCAGTATTTAGAGCCCTATCAGAATACATGTTCCTCAGAAGAGGCCCAGGATATCATAGACTGTTTCTGGATCAAATTAAGCGAAAGAGTATTACTGAACCGCCATCTTGTAGTGGATCAGACAAAGTGGGGAAGCTGTGCAGTCCCCTATGCTACAAATGGTATGTTTCCAAATGGAGATTCCATTAATCAGTGGGTTCAGCAACTGACTGTTGGAGGTTACAAAGCCACAGATGATACCAATCCTATTCCAGGGTCAAACAAAATAACTATGCACTGTATAAAAGCAGCCCGCCGACTGCCTTTAAATGCCCCTTGCTTATCTTTACGTCTGCATGAAGGCATATCGGCAGACATAATGGTTGAGGCTGCAAAAGCTATATTAAGTGGTGGTGCTCATCCAATTTTACCTCATGATGACAGACTATGCCAAGGACTGCTAAAGAGTGGGTCACATCAGAAAAAACCAGTGTCTCTAGCGGAGTCAAGAGATTATGCCTGTGATGGCTGCTATGAGCCAATGATTGATGGAAAATCTGAGTTTGCATTTGCTTATGTGCCTCTTCCCCAAATTAATGAGTTAACCATGAATCAAGGGTCTCTCTATATACAATCTGGTCCAAATTTCCTTCAGGGAACGGCTGCATCTGTACCAACACCTCACCCAGATGATATCAAAACATTTGACCAATTTAAAGAGATTTTCCAAAAACATCTAAAAATACAGGTTGAGAAGAATATGTATGGAGTTTTGGTAAATTATGGAAACATTTGGAAATACTGTCCAACACCACTTTTATCTTCAGTTATTGAAGGGTGTTTAGAAAGCGGACGAGACCATTATAATGCAGTGCTAAATATCATATAATGAGCTGCATGTTTGTAGGATTTTCCACATGTATCGATTCACTGTATGCCATCAAAAAATTGTGCTATGATGATGCTTCAGCTACAACAAATCTAAGTCAGCTACTTGAATGTCTAAAATGTGACTGGGGTTTCCAGATGCAAGAACCGTTTGTGGACAATATAGTAGGACCAATCAGAACAAAGGAAAAAAAGGATCACTTCGAAATATTACGTAGCCAAGCTTTATCGCTGGACAAGTTTGGTACAGAAGAGAGTGCTGAAAATGAGGAAATACAGGAATTGGTTGCTTGGCTGTCTGACCTGATCATCAAAACTTTCAATGATGTCGTTTATAATGAGGACCCAAATGCTCATTTGACAAGGTTGATCAAGGATCTTACACAAAGGTACTCGACCCCAAATGTCCCATTTGAATTCTTATTCACCCCTGGCAGCGGTACGTTCGAAGGATACGTAGGATGGGGGCTAGCTTGTGGTGCCTCAGCTGATGGGCGAAGAGAAGGAATGCCAATAGCTTCCGATTTTAGTCCTGTTCCTACACCTCAAGACTTGACCCCGAATCCACCACACTGCAATGTTTTCAAGTTAGTATTCAGTCTTTAATAGAGTAATTGTAAAAGTTTTAATCATAGAAAATGGAGAAATTATTCCTTTAATTCCTTTTCACTCAATTGAATATGCAGTTACCGATTTCTATTCATTAACACACCTTACTGGTAAAAGTAATTTTGATACAAACATTACAAATTCATAAAAGGAATAACTCTATAtaaccttaattttttttctctctgttcacATTGCAGGTCCATGAAAAATTGGAACTACCCAGCTATAAATGATGGCTTCAGCTGTGGTGCTGAAATAGATCTTAATGTTTCTGAAGACTTTTCTCTGGATGATCTAGTCAAACTGATATACTTGTTCACCAAGCAAGAAGGTCAAATTGGAGGGAACCTACTCACAGGTAAGACAAAGCACTAGTTGTATGTTTATTCTTTGGCTAAGTTCTACCTTACATAGATTTCAACTCGCTATTTGCTTGCATGGATTCGTGTTTTTGTCATTTATgacaatactacgcagtactctagaagttttattccagctgttaccaagttgtggaatgatcttcctaatcgggtggttgaatcagtagaacttcaaaagttcaaagttggagcaaatgcttttttgttgaccaggcggacatgagtctttttatagtttatttatgacatatttgtttttgatgctgttaatagtttatatatgacatgtctgttttgacattgttactgtttttagaatgatttattgttaatttgttctcttcatttatttatctccttatttcctttcctcactgggctatttttcccctgttggagcccctgggcttgtagcatcttgcttttccaactagggttgtagcttggatagtaataataataataatataagtacagTACTAACTCTTATATTTCATCTTAATAGTGACCATGGATATCTTCAATCAGCTGAATAAATTATGAAGAGTATAAAACTAGTTTAATAATACTTTATACGATCAATTAGATTTTCACTTACCATTCCCGTTGATGAAATATTTCTCACACTTTATATTACTTATACTTAAGAGTTTTCGATATTGAAGATTTAATCAAAATATCTTCATCagttaagattgattgattgatttaaagttttcaggcatcctgacatctgtcaTCAGTTAAGACAAATGTTTATGCCATTCAATTGGATCCCACTCTTTTCTTCAAAGTTTAATTATGGTTCGATTCAAAACGAAAACTAAATTCAACTAATTCTTAGATGATTCTAATTcaagaaatggaaataaaacttGCTCTTTATCGACTAAATTTCCTCTGAACTAGGTTTTAAGTAACAATTTTCATTCAATTAAAACTTTTCTGCAATATGTATAATCTTGATGCTTCTCTAAAGCTTTTGATTATTCTATTCGAGGCTTCAGTTCTTTAATGCTTCTCTAAAGCTTTTGCTTATTCTATTCGAGGCTTCAATTCTTTAATGCTTCTCTAAAGCTTTTGATTATTCTATTCGAGGCTTCAATTCTTTAATGCTTCTCTAAAGCTTTTGATTATTCTATTCGAGGCTTCAATTCTTTAATGCTTCTCTAAAGCTTTTGATTATTCTATTCGAGGCTTCAATTCTTTAATGCTTCTCTAAAGCTTTTGATTATTCTATTCGAGGCTTCAATTCTTTAATGCTTCTCTAAAGCTTTTGATCATTCTATTCGAGGCTTCAATTCTTTAATGCTTCTCTAAAGCTTTTGATTATTCTATTCGAGGCTTCAATTCTTGAACTACATTGAATTTAAAAACGAGTAAAATCTTTATTAACATAGCATTTTCTTATCATAACAGTTACCTGCGCCGATGAGTCCACGTATAAAAAAGCTTCAGAAATGCCA
This genomic window contains:
- the LOC137632501 gene encoding LOW QUALITY PROTEIN: probable dehydratase YbiW (The sequence of the model RefSeq protein was modified relative to this genomic sequence to represent the inferred CDS: inserted 1 base in 1 codon; deleted 1 base in 1 codon) translates to MSEEAKEVTPMALAQTGLFDFRHKFGKFVNVILTNYNRKTKEDILKALRTLTSQTKEMKGRTRIVVAFNPELWAKWGCKADLEMRSDEQYLTKNSKKFVSTPGDVFFYIKSDELECANQMLNSLKDELPKRIIKNWCVTESVEHGNTKILGGLFREGLKNFSDPVSTSEHILVGSNNNGLPGGTYMMTQKFEINWEVLGSKTIAQKEDMVGRKVHSNIIIPTDYERRHINRAHFVDKFPPPCNVLKGFRRVFRQSMPYGKSDTGRGREKGLFYLSITKSTKIFVELLEHLAGVQANSPNGEITVDELISCFVPIEGTFWYIPNKEELEINDEELCTIDLDPHWDVRSKNGLMFYNQTDYMHVMATGQYSEGDPPSERVLRLLGYTFEQWNHQWFKQQTPPNMPPLAETLKPNEQSYLTSSIPIRKGLAIKKTLGEVYTTRNMKSDPNQFYGWKADLFNIHPDEIIVGRMPKFSLGLGRVVMPYLSENERIGAFLAGLSEDSGVGHVTPKHEKVLTLGLDGMISDIYARLKSHGLTHTQKEFYQSTILALEGVQMYMENYSILAAHLATLKSEYTEEQRENLRTISDRMKKLAHKPADTLVEAVQMVFTMHSCLHLTGEPVAVGRFDQYLEPYQNTCSSEEAQDIIDCFWIKLSERVLLNRHLVVDQTKWGSCAVPYATNGMFPNGDSINQWVQQLTVGGYKATDDTNPIPGSNKITMHCIKAARRLPLNAPCLSLRLHEGISADIMVEAAKAILSGGAHPILPHDDRLCQGLLKSGSHQKKPVSLAESRDYACDGCYEPMIDGKSEFAFAYVPLPQINELTMNQGSLYIQSGPNFLQGTAASVPTPHPDDIKTFDQFKEIFQKHLKIQVEKNMYGVLVNYGNIWKYCPTPLLSSVIEGCLESGRDHYNAXAKYHIMSCMFVGFSTCIDSLYAIKKLCYDDASATTNLSQLLECLKCDWGFQMQEPFVDNIVGPIRTKEKKDHFEILRSQALSLDKFGTEESAENEEIQELVAWLSDLIIKTFNDVVYNEDPNAHLTRLIKDLTQRYSTPNVPFEFLFTPGSGTFEGYVGWGLACGASADGRREGMPIASDFSPVPTPQDLTPNPPHCNVFKSMKNWNYPAINDGFSCGAEIDLNVSEDFSLDDLVKLIYLFTKQEGQIGGNLLTVTCADESTYKKASEMPEKYGLVRVRMGGWSEFFNTMFSAHQEQHRRRVYYNAQ